In Rutidosis leptorrhynchoides isolate AG116_Rl617_1_P2 chromosome 2, CSIRO_AGI_Rlap_v1, whole genome shotgun sequence, one genomic interval encodes:
- the LOC139894016 gene encoding uncharacterized protein produces the protein MAEDSLVEIPEQSFLNLTDHHHQQHQQIDLSEQIDLAEQIDLTESIDLDLANHALVIGQEFQDVETCRRALKDIAIALHFDLRIVKSDRSRFIAKCSKEGCPWRVHVAKCPNVPTFSIRTLHSEHTCEGVRNLHHQQASVGWVARSVESRIRDNPQYKPKEILQDIRDQHGVAVSYMQAWRGKERSMAALHGTFEEGYQLLPLYCEQIRKCNPGSVASVFSTGQDNCFQRLFISYRASIVGFLNACRPLLEIDKAHLKGKYLGTLICASAVDADDGLFPLAFAVVDVENDENWMWFMSELRKLIGVNCENMPRLTILSERQRGMVEAVETHFPSAFHGFCLRYVSENFRDTFKNSKLVNIFWSAVYALTSVEFEKKIAEMLEVSQDVILWFQEFPPQLWAVAYFEGVRYGHFTLGITELLYNWALEGHELPIVQLMEHIRHQLVTWFEDRRNIGMSWNSIVVPSAEQRVLESVADSRCYQVLRANEVEFEVVSTERTNIVDIRSRICSCRRWQLYGLPCAHAAAALISSGKSPHVFADHCFKVESYRETYSQVICPVPDKSVWKDVSDESGGAKGEMVIRPPKTRRPPGRPKKKVLRVESLKRPKRIVQCGRCHMLGHSQKKCAMPI, from the coding sequence ATGGCTGAAGATTCATTAGTTGAAATCCCAGAACAAAGTTTTCTTAATTTAACAGACCATcatcatcagcagcatcagcaaatTGATTTATCTGAACAAATTGATTTAGCCGAACAAATTGATTTAACTGAATCAATTGATTTGGATTTAGCAAATCATGCTTTAGTAATAGGGCAAGAATTCCAAGATGTTGAAACATGTAGAAGGGCTTTAAAAGATATTGCTATAGCCTTACATTTCGATCTCCGAATAGTCAAATCAGATCGTAGTCGATTTATAGCTAAGTGTTCGAAAGAAGGTTGTCCCTGGCGCGTTCATGTAGCTAAATGTCCAAATGTTCCTACTTTTTCAATTAGAACACTTCATAGTGAACATACATGTGAAGGCGTACGAAACCTTCATCATCAACAAGCTTCTGTTGGTTGGGTTGCGAGATCCGTTGAATCACGAATTAGGGATAATCCACAGTATAAACCGAAAGAGATTTTGCAAGATATTCGTGATCAACATGGCGTTGCGGTTTCGTATATGCAAGCATGGCGTGGTAAAGAACGTAGTATGGCTGCGTTACACGGTACATTTGAAGAAGGGTATCAACTTTTGCCTTTGTATTGTGAACAAATTAGAAAATGTAATCCGGGTAGTGTAGCGTCGGTGTTTTCAACGGGTCAAGATAATTGTTTTCAACGCCTTTTTATATCTTATCGCGCGTCAATTGTTGGCTTTTTGAATGCTTGTAGACCGCTTTTGGAAATTGACAAAGCTCATTTAAAAGGGAAATATTTAGGTACACTTATATGTGCTTCGGCTGTTGATGCTGACGACGGTTTGTTTCCGTTAGCTTTTGCTGTTGTTGACGTAGAAAATGATGAAAATTGGATGTGGTTTATGTCGGAATTAAGAAAACTTATAGGGGTCAATTGTGAAAATATGCCTAGACTTACTATATTATCCGAAAGGCAACGAGGCATGGTTGAAGCAGTCGAGACGCATTTTCCTAGCGCGTTTCATGGGTTTTGTTTGCGTTACGTGAGTGAGAATTTTCGTGACACTTTTAAAAACTCGAAGTTGGTAAATATTTTTTGGAGTGCCGTTTATGCCCTTACATCGGTTGAGTTTGAAAAAAAGATAGCCGAAATGTTAGAGGTTTCACAAGATGTtattttatggtttcaagaatttcCACCACAACTTTGGGCCGTAGCGTACTTTGAAGGCGTGCGTTATGGTCATTTTACGTTAGGTATAACCGAGCTTTTATACAATTGGGCTCTCGAAGGCCATGAACTCCCGATCGTTCAATTAATGGAACACATTCGTCATCAATTGGTTACGTGGTTTGAAGATCGAAGGAATATTGGAATGAGTTGGAACTCGATTGTTGTACCGTCTGCAGAACAACGAGTACTTGAATCCGTTGCTGATTCTCGGTGCTATCAAGTGTTGCGCGCAAACGAAGTTGAATTTGAAGTTGTGTCAACTGAAAGGACAAATATTGTCGATATAAGGAGTAGAATTTGTTCATGTAGACGATGGCAGTTGTACGGTTTACCGTGCGCACATGCTGCAGCCGCTCTTATATCAAGTGGAAAAAGTCCACATGTTTTTGCTGATCATTGTTTCAAAGTTGAAAGTTATCGGGAAACATATTCGCAAGTTATATGTCCGGTACCTGACAAAAGTGTTTGGAAAGATGTTTCTGATGAAAGTGGCGGTGCAAAGGGCGAAATGGTAATTCGACCACCAAAGACACGAAGGCCGCCAGGAAGACCCAAAAAGAAGGTTCTTAGAGTTGAGAGTTTGAAGAGACCGAAAAGAATCGTTCAATGTGGTCGTTGCCATATGTTGGGTCACTCACAAAAAAAGTGTGCAATGCCTATTTGA
- the LOC139894017 gene encoding UDP-glycosyltransferase 85C1-like encodes MDVVTRNTVNNPHVIFVPFPAQSHIKCMLKLAKLLHHKGFHITFVNTQSNHNRLVKSGATRWLNDTPGFEFKTVSDGVPDDSGEHTSNILEIWLYLEQNFLNSFLDLVSGLETRVTCIICDAYMTYTNTVYAAEKLKVPIILFWTTAACGFMGVYQTKVLKDKGILPLKDESYVTNGFLDMKIDWIPGMEHTRLKDLPDVIFTADPNCISLKYYLKMAQEVDKVSHMIINTFQELEASLVKEIRSIVPNIYTVGPLQLLLNKVTEKETYFSSYSLWNEEPECVKWLQSKEPNSVLYVNFGSLVVMSPEDLVELGWGLVNSNHEFLWIIRNDSVNGKPAVFSQELEKAINKKGFIASWCSQEEVLNHPSVGGFLTHGGWGSTIESLSAGVPMICCPFTVDQLTNCRQMCKEWEVGMEIERNIKRDEVEKLVRILMDEEEGVRMRKKALEWKKKAEIATDFNGSSSLNTEKLVNEIIKLSRK; translated from the exons ATGGATGTCGTAACCAGAAACACTGTAAACAATCCTCACGTGATATTCGTACCATTTCCTGCACAAAGCCATATCAAGTGTATGCTCAAACTAGCCAAACTACTGCACCACAAAGGCTTCCATATAACCTTTGTGAACACCCAATCGAACCATAACCGACTCGTAAAGTCTGGTGCGACCCGTTGGCTCAACGACACCCCTGGTTTCGAGTTTAAAACAGTTTCTGATGGTGTCCCAGATGATAGTGGAGAGCATACTTCAAATATACTTGAAATCTGGTTATACCTTGAACAGAATTTTTTAAATTCTTTTCTTGATCTTGTTTCGGGGCTTGAAACTCGAGTCACTTGTATTATTTGTGATGCTTATATGACTTACACGAACACGGTTTATGCTGCTGAGAAGCTTAAGGTTCCCATCATCCTTTTCTGGACCACGGCTGCTTGTGGGTTTATGGGTGTTTACCAAACCAAAGTTCTTAAGGACAAAGGAATTCTTCCACTTAAAG ATGAAAGCTATGTGACAAATGGGTTTCTTGATATGAAAATCGACTGGATTCCTGGAATGGAACATACTCGTTTGAAAGATCTACCTGATGTGATATTTACCGCAGACCCGAATTGCATTTCACTTAAATACTACTTAAAAATGGCTCAGGAAGTTGATAAAGTTTCGCACATGATCATCAATACCTTCCAAGAATTAGAAGCTAGCCTTGTCAAGGAGATTAGATCCATCGTTCCTAATATTTACACTGTCGGACCACTACAATTACTTTTGAATAAAGTTACTGAAAAAGAAACATATTTTAGTAGCTATAGTTTATGGAACGAAGAACCTGAGTGTGTCAAGTGGCTCCAATCGAAAGAACCAAATTCAGTGTTGTATGTCAATTTTGGAAGTTTAGTAGTAATGTCCCCGGAAGATCTTGTTGAACTTGGTTGGGGACTTGTTAATAGCAATCATGAATTTCTATGGATTATAAGAAATGATTCGGTTAATGGGAAGCCTGCAGTTTTTTCTCAAGAACTTGAGAAGGCGATAAATAAGAAAGGTTTTATAGCAAGCTGGTGTTCGCAAGAAGAGGTGTTGAACCACCCGTCAGTTGGTGGGTTCTTGACTCATGGTGGGTGGGGTTCGACCATTGAGAGCTTGTCTGCCGGGGTCCCTATGATTTGTTGCCCATTTACGGTTGATCAACTAACTAATTGTAGACAAATGTGTAAGGAATGGGAGGTTGGCATGGAGATTGAAAGGAATATAAAGAGAGATGAAGTGGAGAAGCTTGTGAGGATTTTAATGGACGAAGAAGAAGGTGTAAGAATGAGGAAGAAAGCTTTAGAGTGGAAGAAAAAGGCGGAAATCGCTACGGATTTTAACGGATCGTCTTCTTTGAATACAGAGAAACTTGTTAATGAAATTATCAAGTTGTCAAGAAAGTAA
- the LOC139894661 gene encoding protein TIC 40, chloroplastic-like — translation MENSIVYSSSQKLVLGFTPKPRTDSVISKKPLFCSFKTPLKRTLISKSTTSVSAVSHNQSSTTSSIANSNERLGKDCFAKISPSSNQYTSSVGATPPIAVPPPSSQVGSPLFWVGVGVAFSACFSWVASYLKKKAMQQAFKTMMGQMDTQNNQFSNAGFSPGSPFPFPTPAAPGSSVGSPFPFPTPTSQGSAATSAPASRRTVTVDVPPTKTDVPPTKTDAPPAPTYSKDEFESPKEPKKSAFVDVSPEETLKTSFEKLEESPETESPKESQFTNQASQNGASFKPTDNQFEGASSAGSTGPAMSVEALEKMMEDPTVQKMVYPYLPEEMRNPTSFKWMLQNPQYRQQLQEMLNNMGGSPEWDNRMMDSLKNFDISSPEVKEQFDQIGLTPEEVISKIMANPEVAMAFQNPRVQAAIMDCSQNPMSIMKYQNDKEVMDVFNKISELFPGVTGAP, via the exons ATGGAGAATTCAATCGTTTATTCTTCTTCTCAAAAACTAGTTTTGGGTTTTACTCCAAAACCTCGAACTGATTCTGTTATCTCCAAAAAACCTCTTTTTTGTTCCTTTAAAACCCCTCTAAAAAGAACCCTAATTTCAAAATCTACAACTTCAGTTTCTGCTGTTTCTCACAATCAGAGCTCAACCACATCATCAATTGCTAATTCAAATG AGAGGCTTGGGAAAGATTGCTTTGCTAAAATTTCACCGTCAAGCAATCAATATACGTCTTCGGTTGGTGCGACCCCACCAATTGCGGTGCCACCTCCATCTTCTCAAGT AGGTTCTCCTCTGTTTTGGGTGGGAGTTGGTGTTGCATTCTCAGCGTGTTTTTCATGG GTGGCTTCATATTTAAAG AAAAAAGCTATGCAACAAGCCTTTAAGACGATGATGGGGCAGATGGATACACAAAATAACCAATTTTCTAACGCTGGCTTTTCACCTGGATCACCGTTTCCCTTTCCAACACCCGCAGCACCTGGATCGTCCGTTGGATCACCTTTTCCTTTTCCGACACCCACTTCGCAAGGTTCAGCTGCCACGTCAGCACCTGCTTCTCGACGAACGGTGACCGTAGATGTACCACCTACCAAAACAGATGTACCGCCTACCAAAACAGATGCACCACCTGCACCTACGTATTCGAAAGACGAGTTTGAATCGCCAAAGGAGCCAAAGAAATCTG CTTTCGTTGATGTGTCTCCTGAGGAAACATTGAAAACAAGTTTTGAAAAGCTTGAAGAATCTCCTGAGACCGAATCTCCTAAAGAATCTCAATTTACAAACCAG gctTCACAAAATGGAGCTTCTTTTAAGCCGACGGATAATCAGTTTGAGGGGGCTTCGTCCGCAG GCTCGACAGGTCCTGCTATGTCAGTTGAAGCTCTGGAGAAAATGATGGAGGATCCAACCGTACAAAAGATGGTATATCC GTATCTTCCGGAAGAGATGAGGAACCCTACGTCCTTCAAAT GGATGCTTCAAAACCCACAATATCGTCAACAATTACAGGAAATGCT aaataACATGGGGGGAAGCCCAGAATGGGACAACCGTATGATGGATTCGTTGAAGAATTTTGACATTAGCAGTCCTGAGGTCAAGGAGCAATTTG ATCAAATTGGGCTTACCCCTGAAGAAGTTATATCTAAAATAATGGCTAATCCCGAAGTTGCCATGGCATTTCAAAACCCGAGAGTTCAAGCGGCCATCATGGAT tgTTCTCAAAACCCAATGAGCATCATGAAGTACCAAAATGACAAGGAG GTTATGGATGTGTTCAATAAGATATCAGAACTCTTTCCTGGAGTGACTGGTGCACCTTGA